The following proteins come from a genomic window of Gimesia chilikensis:
- a CDS encoding efflux RND transporter periplasmic adaptor subunit, whose amino-acid sequence MKHVLYTMLLTAGCSLGYAGTTLLAEDKATEKKAAEKKATEKKPTANPEAAISVGECRIKLIDRVILGSDRPGVLEFVEPNEGERVTKGQVIAGLKSDALKAARRTAEKKATNDIEIRYSKKARDTAYVELEMNKDINRRVPNTISVLDIKRLTLNAEKSDLQIEQAELEFDMNKLQLNEIDAQLEEMKVIAPFDGIVTKKFRSTGEVVRHGDEVLELVSTNRVKVEGYVNIQDTWKFHVGTPVEVQLDIHGIRLPVENEIFNGKITFIDVEVEPIHGKSIRVWAEVENPENILKAGYMATMKILPDKSEPKVAQGSPAKTIED is encoded by the coding sequence ATGAAACACGTGTTGTACACAATGCTGCTGACCGCAGGATGCAGTCTCGGATATGCAGGAACGACCCTGCTGGCCGAAGACAAAGCCACCGAAAAGAAAGCCGCTGAAAAGAAAGCTACCGAAAAGAAACCGACTGCAAACCCCGAAGCTGCCATCTCTGTTGGTGAGTGCCGGATTAAACTGATCGACCGCGTCATCCTCGGCAGCGATCGTCCCGGCGTGCTCGAGTTTGTCGAACCCAACGAAGGGGAGCGAGTCACAAAGGGCCAGGTGATCGCAGGCTTAAAAAGTGATGCCCTGAAGGCAGCCCGCCGGACAGCAGAGAAGAAGGCCACCAACGATATTGAAATTCGCTATTCCAAGAAGGCCCGCGACACCGCCTACGTTGAACTGGAAATGAACAAGGATATCAATCGACGGGTTCCCAACACGATTTCCGTACTCGATATCAAACGCCTGACCCTGAACGCAGAAAAAAGCGATCTGCAGATCGAACAGGCAGAGTTGGAATTCGATATGAATAAGCTGCAACTCAATGAAATCGACGCCCAGCTCGAAGAAATGAAAGTCATCGCTCCCTTTGACGGCATCGTCACCAAAAAATTCCGTTCAACTGGCGAAGTCGTCCGTCACGGAGATGAAGTTCTGGAACTGGTCAGCACCAACCGGGTCAAAGTGGAAGGTTATGTGAATATCCAGGATACCTGGAAGTTTCATGTGGGAACGCCCGTCGAAGTCCAGCTGGACATTCATGGTATCCGTCTACCGGTTGAGAACGAAATCTTCAACGGCAAAATTACCTTTATCGATGTCGAAGTCGAACCCATCCACGGTAAATCAATTCGGGTCTGGGCCGAAGTCGAAAATCCGGAAAACATTCTCAAAGCAGGCTACATGGCCACAATGAAAATACTGCCGGATAAATCAGAACCCAAAGTGGCGCAGGGAAGCCCGGCAAAAACAATTGAGGACTAA
- a CDS encoding efflux RND transporter periplasmic adaptor subunit, with product MTSTQSPTQTRERVIRIAREIEEFAHSNVAPETFFREFLRRVVAGLGATAGAAWLIDESGRLTIKSEVNLADTGFYEEPEAILKNQRLLSDVISTAEARIFTADGESDVHLPTDNLIVVAALTIRKKPVGVIEIFQRSNAPKQAHSGYLQFVEQMSGYASHYLTERDKANQSDASLEVWEEVDQFVQQLHRSLDLSEVAATVVNDGRQLLNADRVSLAMQYGRKTVIEAINGQDKVNKRANTVRLLSKLSNKVLAMRETFIYSGSVDAIPPQIEEPLADYLQESGTRMIMIVPLFEPEKIVKNDDEALGRTSDKPRKLIGGLIVEQITDSQPRPHLESRADLLSGHIASGIANSRNYESIFLMPLWRMVGRIFASLRGKTLVKTLVVIALLVAAGVTLAMVPYDYRVNCDGRLMPTIQREVFTNWEGEVVKIHVESGQQVKKGDLLVEIRNEDLKAQAVDAENKLNELRLSMLAVNAQLQSDSNNKRPVEDIINLRGKLFETRTQIAGTERHLEILNERLDKLNVRAPIDGVVTTFQVEQLLINRPVQRGELLMEIMDPNGPWQLELDVEEKRMGHILRAAEKKGDIELPVEFILATSNELTYEGEVTEISTRANHAEEVGSIVETYATFDEEALPMLRIGAEVSAKIDCGERSLFYVLFGDVVETARRYFWF from the coding sequence ATGACCAGCACTCAATCGCCCACTCAGACCCGTGAACGTGTCATTCGTATTGCGCGGGAAATCGAAGAGTTTGCTCATTCCAACGTCGCCCCCGAGACATTCTTCCGTGAATTTCTCAGACGCGTGGTAGCTGGACTGGGAGCAACGGCAGGTGCTGCCTGGTTAATCGATGAAAGCGGTCGGTTGACCATCAAAAGTGAAGTCAACCTGGCAGACACCGGTTTCTACGAAGAACCAGAGGCGATTCTGAAGAACCAGCGACTGCTCTCCGATGTCATTTCCACGGCTGAAGCACGCATCTTTACCGCCGATGGTGAGAGCGATGTCCACCTCCCCACCGATAACCTGATCGTGGTGGCGGCACTGACGATTCGCAAAAAACCGGTCGGTGTCATCGAAATCTTCCAGCGGTCGAATGCTCCTAAACAGGCTCACTCAGGTTACCTGCAGTTTGTCGAGCAGATGTCCGGCTATGCCTCGCATTATCTGACAGAGCGCGACAAAGCCAATCAGTCGGATGCATCCCTCGAAGTCTGGGAAGAAGTCGACCAGTTCGTTCAGCAGCTGCACCGCAGCCTGGATTTGTCTGAAGTCGCGGCTACCGTCGTGAATGATGGTCGTCAGCTCCTGAATGCCGACCGTGTCAGTCTGGCGATGCAGTACGGCAGAAAAACAGTCATCGAAGCAATCAACGGACAGGACAAAGTCAACAAGCGGGCCAACACGGTCCGACTGCTCTCCAAGCTCTCCAACAAAGTTCTGGCGATGCGTGAGACCTTCATCTACTCAGGGTCGGTCGATGCCATTCCCCCGCAGATAGAAGAACCCCTGGCCGATTACCTGCAGGAAAGCGGAACCCGCATGATCATGATCGTGCCGCTTTTCGAACCGGAAAAAATTGTCAAAAATGATGACGAAGCCCTGGGACGTACCAGCGATAAACCTCGCAAACTGATTGGCGGTCTGATCGTCGAACAGATCACCGACAGCCAGCCGCGACCTCATCTGGAAAGCCGCGCCGATCTGCTGTCGGGGCACATCGCCAGCGGGATTGCCAATTCCCGCAACTACGAAAGCATTTTCCTGATGCCGCTCTGGCGGATGGTCGGACGCATCTTTGCTTCGCTGCGTGGTAAAACTCTCGTTAAAACCCTGGTCGTGATCGCTCTGCTTGTCGCTGCCGGCGTGACACTGGCGATGGTTCCCTATGATTATCGAGTCAACTGTGACGGTCGACTGATGCCGACCATTCAGCGGGAAGTCTTTACTAACTGGGAAGGCGAAGTCGTCAAGATTCACGTGGAGAGTGGTCAGCAGGTGAAAAAAGGTGACCTGCTGGTGGAAATCCGCAACGAAGACCTGAAAGCCCAGGCCGTAGATGCGGAAAACAAACTCAACGAACTCCGCCTGTCGATGCTGGCAGTGAATGCCCAGCTTCAATCGGACTCCAACAATAAACGCCCGGTGGAAGATATCATCAATCTCCGTGGTAAATTATTTGAAACACGCACGCAGATCGCAGGTACCGAACGGCATCTGGAGATTCTGAACGAGCGACTGGATAAACTGAATGTGCGGGCTCCCATCGATGGCGTCGTCACGACATTCCAGGTTGAACAGCTGCTGATTAACCGTCCGGTGCAGCGGGGTGAACTGCTGATGGAGATCATGGATCCCAACGGTCCCTGGCAGCTGGAACTGGACGTGGAAGAAAAACGGATGGGGCACATCCTCCGAGCTGCTGAGAAAAAGGGCGATATCGAGTTGCCCGTCGAATTCATTCTGGCAACGTCCAACGAACTGACCTACGAAGGGGAAGTCACCGAAATCTCAACACGGGCCAATCACGCCGAAGAGGTAGGATCGATTGTGGAAACCTATGCCACATTCGATGAAGAAGCACTGCCGATGCTGCGAATTGGTGCGGAAGTGAGTGCCAAGATCGACTGCGGTGAACGCAGCCTGTTCTATGTGCTGTTCGGTGATGTGGTGGAAACCGCCCGTCGTTACTTCTGGTTCTAA
- a CDS encoding POT family MFS transporter, whose protein sequence is MTSPTYKTAPVPSTKMPTGIPYIVGNEAAERFSYYGMRGILVVFMTQYMLNSQGMEDHMSDQQASTYFHLFVAACYFFPLLGSLISDIFWGKYRTILVLSVVYCFGHLALAIDETRTGLLLGLTLIAIGAGGIKPCVSAHVGDQFGSKNQNLLSRVFGWFYLSINMGAFISSLLIPVILEEYGPHYAFGLPGVLMLIATILFWLGRNEFVHIPASGWEKFRDETFSKEGMQALLNLCVLFYVFLPVFWSLFDQTGSSWVLQGQRMNLKVGDHVLNPAQMQALNPLFILLLVPIFTYVIYPLIEKVFPLTPLRKISIGFFLASASFAISAVLESWITHSPESPPHILWQTLPYLVLTSAEVMVSITCLEFSYTQAPKSMKSFIMSLFWLAVTVGNLLTAGVNKVIMIDEKSSRLEGADYFWFFSGLMLVAAVLFVFVAQRYKGKTYIQDDAIDEAQAEEEGIH, encoded by the coding sequence ATGACATCGCCAACATATAAGACTGCTCCTGTCCCTTCCACCAAAATGCCGACCGGGATTCCCTACATCGTCGGTAACGAAGCAGCCGAACGCTTCAGTTATTACGGCATGCGGGGCATTCTCGTGGTTTTCATGACGCAGTACATGCTGAATTCACAAGGCATGGAAGATCACATGAGCGACCAGCAGGCGAGTACGTATTTCCATCTGTTCGTGGCCGCCTGTTATTTCTTTCCGCTGCTGGGCTCTCTCATTTCTGATATCTTCTGGGGAAAATATCGCACGATTCTCGTCCTCTCGGTCGTTTACTGCTTTGGCCATCTTGCCCTGGCCATCGATGAAACGCGCACGGGACTGCTGCTCGGCTTAACCTTAATTGCTATTGGAGCCGGGGGGATTAAACCCTGTGTCTCCGCACATGTCGGCGATCAGTTTGGCAGCAAAAACCAGAATCTGCTCAGTCGGGTCTTCGGCTGGTTTTACCTGTCTATCAACATGGGAGCGTTTATTTCCTCCCTGCTGATTCCGGTCATTTTGGAAGAGTATGGCCCCCACTATGCATTTGGTCTGCCCGGGGTACTGATGCTGATTGCCACCATTCTGTTCTGGCTGGGACGCAATGAATTCGTTCACATACCCGCTTCCGGCTGGGAGAAGTTCCGTGATGAAACCTTCAGTAAGGAAGGCATGCAGGCACTGCTCAATCTCTGTGTATTGTTCTATGTCTTTCTGCCCGTCTTCTGGTCACTCTTCGATCAGACAGGGTCCTCCTGGGTACTTCAGGGGCAAAGAATGAATTTAAAAGTCGGTGATCATGTTTTGAATCCGGCTCAAATGCAGGCACTCAACCCGCTGTTTATTTTACTGCTGGTACCAATTTTCACTTATGTGATTTATCCTTTGATCGAAAAGGTCTTCCCTTTAACCCCCTTGCGGAAAATCTCTATCGGCTTCTTCTTGGCGTCAGCTTCGTTCGCCATCAGTGCCGTGCTTGAGTCGTGGATTACTCATTCCCCTGAGAGCCCGCCGCACATTTTGTGGCAGACCCTTCCCTACCTGGTATTAACGTCTGCGGAAGTCATGGTCTCGATCACCTGCCTGGAGTTCTCGTATACGCAGGCACCCAAATCAATGAAATCGTTCATCATGTCCCTGTTCTGGCTGGCTGTTACCGTCGGGAACCTGCTGACCGCGGGGGTTAATAAGGTCATCATGATTGACGAAAAGAGTTCCCGTCTGGAAGGCGCCGACTACTTCTGGTTCTTTTCCGGACTGATGCTTGTGGCCGCGGTACTGTTCGTATTTGTCGCGCAACGCTATAAAGGAAAAACTTATATTCAGGATGATGCCATCGATGAGGCGCAGGCGGAAGAAGAGGGGATTCATTGA
- a CDS encoding DNA repair protein — protein MTSQSDSETEPGELRSPMSLQRRCWKLSAVREQKEKDQAQLKQLLQETEQYLGISEQVTEALETLSGQLFEQELQMIQEKLTIALQEVLEQPLKLKAVAEWKRNAATVEFQIEREGNTEDIMRGQGGSVANILSVGLRMFALMTLDETEHRRVLVLDEQDCWLRPDLVPRLVKIIHEAGQALGFQIIMISHHDPVMFERYADTIFQFTPSPEGVKVERVETDRQQQESN, from the coding sequence ATGACTTCTCAATCTGATTCCGAGACCGAGCCCGGGGAACTGCGGTCTCCCATGAGCCTGCAGCGCCGCTGTTGGAAGCTCTCCGCGGTGCGCGAACAGAAAGAGAAAGACCAGGCTCAGCTCAAACAGCTTTTGCAGGAAACGGAACAGTACCTGGGCATCTCCGAGCAGGTCACCGAAGCTTTGGAGACCTTAAGCGGTCAGCTGTTCGAGCAGGAACTGCAGATGATTCAGGAGAAACTGACGATCGCCCTCCAGGAAGTTCTGGAACAGCCACTCAAACTCAAGGCGGTCGCTGAATGGAAACGTAACGCCGCCACGGTCGAATTTCAGATCGAACGGGAAGGCAATACGGAAGACATTATGCGGGGGCAGGGGGGCTCGGTGGCCAACATCCTCTCGGTCGGCCTGCGGATGTTTGCGCTCATGACGCTGGATGAAACAGAACACCGGCGGGTACTCGTTCTGGACGAACAGGATTGCTGGCTCCGTCCCGATCTGGTACCACGTTTAGTGAAAATTATTCATGAGGCGGGGCAGGCACTCGGCTTCCAGATTATCATGATCAGTCACCACGATCCGGTAATGTTTGAACGTTACGCTGACACCATTTTCCAGTTCACTCCCTCTCCTGAAGGTGTAAAGGTAGAACGCGTGGAAACGGATCGGCAGCAGCAAGAATCGAACTGA
- a CDS encoding metallophosphoesterase, producing the protein MTPEAYQGVLLIGDPHVEGRVPGFRRDDYPRVVLEKIKWCLQTAQEQSLLPVILGDLFHVPRDNQNWLLCELLTLFETPVYGIYGNHDCRENQLNEHDTLSILIQAGRYRLLSTENPWRGTMAGRPVIVGGTSWGHKLPKADAFEHETDSPLIVWVTHHDLLVPGYEEQGHLRPYEITGVEYVVNGHIHRRLEDVQKGQTTWVTPGNIIRRSRSDATRAHIPSVLKLEATADGWRRSQVEIPHAAFDEVFHPEMEDETEEGVPSAFISGLAELQSRRTDTGAGLKLFLEKNLPQFETTVAAEIQKLADEVSRDDE; encoded by the coding sequence ATGACGCCTGAAGCATATCAAGGTGTGCTGCTGATCGGTGATCCCCATGTGGAGGGGCGGGTCCCCGGCTTTCGCAGGGACGATTATCCCCGCGTCGTGCTGGAGAAAATCAAGTGGTGTCTGCAGACGGCGCAGGAACAAAGCTTACTTCCCGTGATCCTGGGTGACCTGTTTCATGTTCCCCGCGACAATCAGAACTGGCTGTTGTGTGAGCTGCTGACTTTATTCGAAACTCCCGTGTATGGCATCTATGGCAATCATGACTGCCGCGAAAACCAGTTGAACGAACATGACACGCTCAGCATTCTGATTCAGGCGGGCCGCTATCGTCTGCTCTCAACCGAAAATCCCTGGCGAGGCACCATGGCAGGTCGCCCGGTCATTGTGGGAGGCACTTCCTGGGGACACAAACTTCCCAAGGCAGACGCCTTTGAGCACGAAACCGATTCACCGCTGATCGTCTGGGTGACCCACCACGATCTGCTCGTTCCCGGCTACGAAGAACAGGGGCACCTGCGTCCCTATGAAATTACAGGCGTGGAATATGTCGTTAACGGCCACATTCATCGTCGGCTCGAAGACGTGCAGAAAGGGCAGACGACCTGGGTGACTCCGGGGAATATCATCCGGCGTTCGCGCAGCGATGCGACTCGGGCGCATATTCCTTCTGTCCTGAAACTCGAAGCGACCGCAGACGGCTGGCGACGTTCGCAGGTGGAAATTCCCCACGCCGCCTTTGATGAAGTCTTTCATCCGGAAATGGAAGACGAAACCGAGGAAGGCGTGCCGTCCGCTTTTATTTCGGGGCTGGCCGAATTACAGTCTCGGAGAACGGATACGGGAGCAGGGCTGAAACTTTTCCTGGAAAAAAATCTGCCCCAGTTTGAAACAACCGTGGCAGCAGAAATACAGAAATTAGCAGATGAGGTTTCCCGCGATGACGAATGA
- a CDS encoding ATP-binding protein, translated as MLKRITLHNFMSHAFTEIELSPGLTVLTGPNNCGKSAFVSALQVLAENTSGDYMVRHGAKECRVIVETDDGHVIEWKRKKKVVSYTIDGQDFHRLRNNVPDILPEVLRLAKVKSGDSDEFDVHFGEQKSPIFLLGDRGSRAARFFASSSDASVLIEMQKRHRSKVKVAQQDYQRQQTEQKQNEATLKLLEPVPDLESELETLETQYQALQSETQRIQQLETLISELTKADTRVALCSRRVNCLQVLPGPLEQEPERPLAALVQRWQTVQSGLQRSQTTVSALETLSVPPTLKNETALAALIRDFQLQDRICQQSQATQNCLEPLEDPPQLTDPESLEKLIARLTSAEARTQRDRREAEILAECVSPPELVDGAKLAQFCQQWTAAETQFLERKQRHAEVEAEYEQARVELLHWVEENPTCPTCGGELEPDRFIQSAETGLKGHTHDA; from the coding sequence ATGTTGAAACGGATTACACTACATAACTTTATGAGCCACGCGTTTACCGAGATTGAGCTGTCGCCCGGACTCACCGTGCTGACGGGGCCCAATAACTGCGGTAAGTCGGCGTTCGTCTCGGCCCTGCAGGTGCTGGCGGAAAATACCTCGGGCGATTACATGGTCAGGCACGGCGCCAAAGAGTGCCGCGTGATCGTGGAAACCGACGACGGCCATGTCATCGAATGGAAACGCAAAAAGAAAGTCGTCAGTTATACGATTGACGGGCAGGATTTCCATCGTCTCAGAAACAATGTCCCCGATATCCTCCCGGAAGTATTAAGACTGGCGAAGGTCAAGTCGGGGGACAGCGATGAATTCGATGTCCATTTCGGCGAGCAGAAATCGCCCATCTTTCTGCTGGGCGATCGGGGCAGTCGAGCCGCCCGCTTCTTTGCCTCCTCCTCGGATGCCTCCGTGCTGATCGAGATGCAGAAGCGGCACCGCAGCAAAGTCAAAGTCGCTCAGCAGGACTATCAGCGACAACAGACAGAGCAGAAACAGAACGAGGCTACACTGAAACTGCTGGAGCCCGTTCCCGATCTGGAATCCGAACTTGAGACCCTCGAAACACAATATCAGGCACTCCAGTCCGAAACGCAGCGGATTCAGCAGCTGGAAACGCTGATTTCGGAACTCACGAAAGCGGATACCCGTGTCGCCCTCTGTTCCCGCCGGGTGAACTGTCTTCAGGTACTACCTGGACCGCTGGAGCAGGAACCGGAACGCCCCCTCGCGGCACTGGTTCAACGCTGGCAGACGGTTCAAAGCGGGCTGCAGCGCTCACAGACGACAGTCTCTGCATTGGAGACATTAAGCGTTCCTCCCACTCTCAAAAATGAAACGGCGCTCGCTGCTCTGATCAGGGATTTTCAACTGCAGGATCGCATCTGTCAGCAGTCGCAGGCGACACAGAATTGCCTGGAACCGCTGGAAGATCCTCCTCAGCTGACCGATCCGGAAAGTCTGGAGAAGCTGATCGCCAGACTGACATCCGCGGAAGCCCGCACGCAGCGGGATCGGAGAGAAGCCGAAATCCTCGCAGAATGCGTTTCCCCACCGGAACTGGTCGATGGTGCGAAACTCGCGCAGTTCTGTCAGCAGTGGACTGCCGCAGAGACACAGTTTCTGGAACGGAAGCAGAGACACGCTGAAGTCGAAGCCGAATACGAACAGGCCCGCGTCGAACTGCTGCACTGGGTGGAAGAGAATCCCACCTGTCCCACGTGTGGTGGAGAACTGGAACCGGATCGCTTCATTCAGTCAGCCGAGACCGGATTGAAGGGGCACACACATGACGCCTGA
- a CDS encoding lactonase family protein, with protein sequence MLAPTQYFLCFALFSGAVCSTLLTQTASGAEQYRVYVGTYTRGSDSKGIYQLLLDGKTGKLTHVDVTENSVNPSFLAISSDQKYLYAVNEINDFEGQKAGAVSAYSIAADSGKLTFLNQHSSRGGSPCHLVVDATGKFVLVANYSGGNICTLPIQKDGSLGPSSAFVQHTGSSVNPARQKAPHAHSINLDPKNRHAVVADLGIDELRVYDFSAADGSLTPNAVPGIKMAPGAGPRHFTFHPSGKWGYVINELNLTVTAMDYNQKTGVFEILQNISTVPEGTKRKGNSTAQVLVHPSGKFLYGSNRGPNTIAMYGIDQKTGELTSLGYQPTGGAIPRNFNIDPSGKFLLAANQDSNNVVVFKINQKTGVLEPTGHEIDVPKPVCIQFLPIGGTP encoded by the coding sequence ATGCTCGCGCCGACCCAATATTTCCTGTGCTTCGCTCTCTTTTCCGGAGCTGTCTGCTCCACCTTACTGACGCAAACCGCTTCGGGGGCTGAGCAATATCGGGTCTATGTGGGCACCTATACCCGCGGCAGCGACAGCAAGGGGATCTACCAGTTGCTGCTTGACGGCAAGACTGGCAAGCTGACGCACGTGGATGTCACTGAAAACAGTGTGAATCCCTCGTTTTTGGCGATTTCTTCCGATCAGAAATATCTGTACGCCGTTAATGAAATCAATGATTTCGAAGGCCAGAAAGCAGGTGCTGTCAGCGCGTATTCGATTGCTGCAGACAGTGGCAAGCTGACGTTTCTCAACCAGCATTCTTCCCGGGGTGGCTCTCCCTGTCACCTGGTGGTGGATGCGACTGGCAAGTTCGTGCTCGTGGCCAACTATTCCGGCGGCAATATCTGCACGCTGCCGATTCAGAAAGATGGTTCCCTCGGGCCCAGTTCTGCTTTTGTGCAACACACCGGTTCCAGTGTGAATCCGGCCCGTCAGAAAGCACCGCACGCGCATTCGATTAATCTGGATCCCAAGAACCGTCATGCGGTTGTCGCCGATCTGGGCATTGACGAACTGCGCGTCTATGATTTTTCTGCAGCCGACGGCAGCCTGACTCCGAACGCGGTACCGGGAATCAAAATGGCTCCGGGGGCCGGCCCGCGGCACTTTACCTTTCATCCGAGCGGAAAATGGGGTTATGTGATTAACGAGCTGAACCTGACCGTGACCGCCATGGACTACAATCAAAAGACGGGGGTCTTTGAGATTCTGCAGAACATCTCCACCGTTCCTGAAGGAACGAAGCGGAAAGGGAATTCGACGGCTCAGGTTCTGGTACACCCCTCCGGGAAATTCCTGTATGGTTCTAACCGGGGGCCGAACACGATCGCCATGTATGGAATTGATCAGAAAACGGGCGAACTGACGTCCCTGGGTTATCAGCCGACCGGCGGTGCGATTCCGCGGAATTTCAACATTGATCCCAGTGGGAAATTCCTGCTGGCCGCGAACCAGGATTCGAATAATGTCGTCGTATTCAAGATCAATCAGAAAACGGGGGTACTGGAACCGACGGGACATGAAATCGACGTTCCCAAGCCGGTCTGTATTCAGTTTCTACCGATCGGCGGTACTCCCTGA